A stretch of the Vagococcus xieshaowenii genome encodes the following:
- the rnr gene encoding ribonuclease R, with amino-acid sequence MKKTIRESIISFMETSDKASFSIQEIAAGLELEQSQNFKLLVQTIASMERDKEVEFTSKGKIKLPMELTIEGTFRANDRGFGFVTISPEEPDVYIAKEMTNFALNGDTVKLDIIKPGNPIDNQAAEGRIVEVIARAMTQLVGEFVAYDEDLINETGLYGYISPKSKLMSHYKVYIAAEGIHPEDGEICVVEITHYPEKGYEDQIEGIVKQTIGHKNEPGMDILTIAMQHGILTEFSADTLAHAEKVPEEVPEEDMKDRLDLRDELIITIDGADAKDLDDAVQVKKLSNGNYQLGVYIADVSHYVTEGSPLDIEAQERGTSVYLTDRVIPMLPTRLSNGICSLNPQVNRLTMSCRMEIDQQGHVVDYEIFESVIKSTERMTYSDVNQLIAKDDDVLTTKYQHLYPMIDDMTELHGILEAMRKERGAISFEDKESKIYLDNEGNPIEIVLRERGIAERMIESFMLAANETVARHFHERMLPFIYRIHEHPKESKIQTFFEFISNFGVSVKGVKDDIEPRELQKVLEQAADLPEKPIISMMLLRSMQQAKYSEESLGHYGLAATYYTHFTSPIRRYPDLLVHRLIKEYAKENPVSEKLQAKWQAKIPDIALHSSQMERRAVEAERETDAMKKAQYMEQFVGETFEGVISSVTKFGVFVELPNTVEGLIHINQLKDDYYQYIESHLALVGERTRKIYKIGQRVVVKVVKVDVDNREIDFEILSSEVISDESITLKQSNRQRKERRNDRVTKSGKYPEKKDAMSSSTNKGKKKTAPFYNKVAKGKKKKK; translated from the coding sequence ATGAAAAAAACAATTAGAGAAAGTATTATTTCTTTTATGGAAACATCGGATAAAGCGAGTTTTTCTATTCAAGAAATAGCGGCTGGTTTAGAATTAGAACAAAGCCAAAATTTTAAGTTATTAGTTCAAACAATTGCCAGTATGGAGCGAGACAAAGAAGTAGAATTTACAAGTAAAGGTAAAATCAAATTACCTATGGAGCTAACAATAGAAGGAACTTTTAGAGCTAATGACCGAGGCTTTGGTTTTGTCACTATCTCACCAGAAGAGCCAGATGTGTATATTGCTAAGGAGATGACTAATTTCGCGTTAAACGGGGATACCGTTAAACTTGATATTATCAAGCCAGGTAATCCAATTGATAATCAAGCAGCAGAAGGACGCATTGTTGAAGTTATCGCTCGTGCAATGACACAGCTAGTAGGAGAGTTTGTTGCATATGATGAAGACCTAATCAATGAAACTGGGCTGTATGGGTACATTTCACCTAAAAGTAAATTGATGAGTCATTATAAAGTCTACATTGCCGCAGAAGGCATTCACCCAGAAGATGGTGAAATATGTGTGGTTGAAATCACTCATTATCCAGAAAAGGGCTATGAGGATCAAATAGAAGGTATTGTCAAACAAACGATTGGTCATAAAAATGAGCCAGGCATGGATATCTTAACTATTGCAATGCAACATGGTATTTTAACAGAGTTTTCAGCAGATACATTAGCTCATGCTGAAAAAGTGCCAGAAGAAGTACCAGAAGAAGATATGAAAGATCGATTAGATTTACGAGATGAATTAATCATCACTATTGACGGAGCGGATGCTAAAGATTTAGATGATGCTGTACAAGTGAAAAAACTAAGTAATGGAAATTATCAATTAGGCGTTTATATTGCGGATGTTTCTCACTATGTAACGGAAGGGTCACCTTTAGATATAGAAGCGCAAGAACGTGGGACAAGTGTTTATTTAACAGACCGTGTAATTCCAATGTTACCAACACGTTTATCAAATGGTATTTGCTCATTAAATCCACAAGTTAATCGTCTGACGATGAGTTGTCGTATGGAGATTGATCAACAAGGACACGTCGTGGATTACGAAATTTTTGAGAGTGTGATTAAATCGACTGAACGTATGACCTATTCAGATGTCAATCAGTTAATTGCTAAAGATGATGATGTCTTAACTACTAAATATCAACATCTATACCCAATGATTGATGATATGACAGAGTTACATGGTATTTTAGAAGCAATGCGTAAAGAACGTGGCGCTATTTCTTTTGAAGACAAGGAATCTAAAATTTATTTAGATAATGAAGGAAATCCTATTGAGATTGTCTTAAGAGAACGTGGTATCGCAGAACGTATGATTGAATCATTTATGTTAGCCGCCAATGAAACGGTTGCACGTCATTTTCATGAAAGAATGTTACCATTTATCTACCGAATTCATGAACATCCAAAAGAATCAAAAATTCAAACGTTCTTTGAATTTATTAGTAATTTTGGCGTATCAGTTAAAGGAGTAAAAGATGATATTGAACCAAGAGAGCTACAAAAAGTCTTGGAACAAGCAGCTGATTTACCTGAAAAGCCAATTATTAGCATGATGTTATTAAGAAGTATGCAACAAGCAAAATACAGTGAAGAATCACTGGGACATTACGGTTTAGCAGCTACGTATTATACCCACTTTACGTCGCCAATTAGACGTTATCCTGATCTACTGGTTCATCGCTTAATTAAAGAATATGCAAAAGAAAACCCAGTGTCAGAAAAACTTCAAGCTAAATGGCAAGCGAAAATACCTGATATTGCCCTACATTCTTCTCAAATGGAACGACGAGCTGTTGAAGCAGAACGAGAAACAGACGCAATGAAAAAAGCACAATACATGGAACAATTTGTGGGAGAAACCTTTGAAGGAGTTATTAGTTCTGTGACAAAATTTGGCGTGTTTGTGGAGTTGCCAAATACGGTAGAAGGTTTGATACATATTAATCAACTAAAAGATGACTATTATCAATATATTGAAAGTCATTTAGCATTAGTTGGAGAACGCACAAGAAAAATATATAAAATTGGGCAGCGAGTAGTCGTTAAAGTGGTTAAGGTAGATGTTGATAATCGTGAAATTGATTTTGAAATTTTATCATCAGAAGTCATTAGTGATGAGTCAATTACGCTTAAACAATCAAATCGTCAACGAAAAGAACGTCGTAATGATCGCGTAACTAAATCAGGAAAATATCCTGAAAAGAAAGACGCTATGTCTTCTTCAACGAATAAAGGAAAGAAAAAAACAGCGCCTTTTTATAATAAAGTAGCCAAAGGGAAAAAGAAGAAAAAATAG
- the smpB gene encoding SsrA-binding protein SmpB, translated as MKKKDSNTIAQNRKAMHDYTILETVEAGMVLQGTEIKSIRNGRINLKDGFATIRNGEAYLHNVHISPYDQGNIFNHDPLRARKLLMKKKQIHSLVGETKNAGITLVPLKIYIKNGFAKVLIGVAKGKKQYDKREDLKRKDINREVERALKNR; from the coding sequence ATGAAGAAAAAGGACAGTAATACAATTGCTCAAAATAGAAAAGCCATGCATGATTATACGATCTTAGAAACAGTTGAGGCGGGGATGGTTCTACAGGGAACCGAAATCAAATCAATTCGTAACGGTCGAATAAATTTGAAAGATGGTTTTGCTACTATTAGGAACGGAGAGGCATATTTACATAATGTGCATATTAGTCCATATGATCAAGGAAATATTTTTAATCATGATCCGTTACGAGCAAGAAAACTTTTAATGAAGAAAAAACAAATTCATTCATTGGTAGGCGAAACCAAAAACGCTGGTATTACACTGGTTCCATTGAAAATCTACATTAAAAATGGCTTTGCCAAAGTATTAATTGGTGTTGCCAAAGGTAAAAAGCAATATGATAAGCGTGAAGACTTAAAACGAAAAGATATTAATCGTGAAGTAGAACGTGCATTAAAAAATCGTTAA
- the atpB gene encoding F0F1 ATP synthase subunit A gives MDEVSKIVKVGPLYFDLTLIGMVLLTCLLVFLFVFICSRNLQMKPKGKQNVLEWIIEFVKNILSDNLSKKEVGNFHLFSFTMFLFILFSNIIGLILKIEIHQNGEAVSFWKSPTADPIVTLTLGALTILLTNYVGIKKFGFKKFFNNGYMQPVSFLLPIKLMEDLTNILTLGLRLYGNIFAGEVLLTLIAKMAHAKGLISYIPAIPLEMIWQGFSLFIGAMQAYIFVTLSSVYLSHKVETEH, from the coding sequence GTGGATGAAGTATCAAAAATAGTTAAGGTCGGGCCGCTCTATTTTGATTTGACATTAATTGGAATGGTGTTACTGACTTGTTTATTAGTTTTCTTATTTGTGTTCATTTGTTCAAGAAATTTACAAATGAAACCAAAAGGAAAACAAAATGTTTTGGAATGGATAATTGAATTTGTGAAGAATATCCTTAGTGATAACCTATCAAAAAAAGAAGTGGGCAATTTCCATCTTTTTTCTTTTACAATGTTCCTATTTATTTTATTTTCAAACATTATTGGATTGATATTAAAAATTGAAATCCACCAAAATGGTGAGGCTGTTTCATTTTGGAAAAGTCCAACTGCTGACCCAATAGTAACATTAACATTGGGTGCTTTAACTATTTTACTTACTAATTATGTAGGGATAAAGAAATTCGGATTTAAAAAGTTTTTCAATAATGGTTATATGCAACCTGTGTCATTCTTATTACCAATCAAGCTAATGGAAGATTTAACCAATATTTTAACATTGGGCTTACGTCTTTACGGTAATATTTTTGCGGGTGAAGTACTATTAACTTTAATTGCCAAAATGGCACACGCTAAAGGGTTGATATCATACATCCCTGCAATTCCGCTAGAGATGATTTGGCAAGGTTTTTCACTGTTTATTGGTGCAATGCAAGCTTATATTTTTGTCACGTTATCTTCTGTGTATCTGTCTCACAAAGTTGAAACAGAGCATTAA
- the atpE gene encoding F0F1 ATP synthase subunit C, with the protein MEGLNYIAAAIAVFGAALGAAYGNGKVISKTIESITRQPELSSELKSTMFIGVGIIEAIPILGVVIALLLIFM; encoded by the coding sequence ATGGAAGGTTTAAACTATATCGCCGCAGCAATTGCTGTATTTGGAGCTGCATTAGGAGCTGCTTACGGTAACGGGAAAGTTATTTCAAAAACAATTGAATCAATTACTCGTCAACCAGAATTATCAAGTGAATTGAAAAGTACAATGTTTATCGGGGTAGGTATCATTGAAGCGATTCCTATCTTAGGTGTAGTTATTGCCCTATTATTAATTTTCATGTAA
- the atpF gene encoding F0F1 ATP synthase subunit B has protein sequence MIATNFLIGSVPNTFLTSLSVVLLSFLLLMLLIKKFAWGPVSKMLDERANKIAGDLDSAEADRNEANRLVKEKEDLLANSRNEATTIVRKAKETAEREAHDIVSNAHEEGRRYLEQAKREIEREREVMIEAAKNEVADLSIQIAEKIIRKELNAETHQELINSYIEGLGSQDES, from the coding sequence ATGATTGCCACAAACTTCTTGATTGGCAGTGTTCCTAATACATTTTTAACGAGCTTAAGTGTTGTATTACTTTCGTTTCTGTTACTGATGTTGCTAATTAAAAAATTTGCTTGGGGTCCAGTTTCGAAAATGTTAGATGAACGTGCAAACAAAATTGCAGGAGATTTAGACAGTGCTGAAGCAGACCGTAATGAAGCAAATAGACTTGTAAAAGAAAAAGAAGACTTATTAGCAAACTCTCGTAATGAAGCAACAACGATTGTACGTAAAGCTAAAGAAACAGCAGAAAGAGAAGCACACGACATCGTATCAAATGCTCACGAAGAAGGCCGACGTTATCTTGAACAAGCCAAACGTGAAATTGAGCGTGAACGTGAAGTAATGATTGAAGCAGCTAAGAATGAAGTTGCTGACTTATCAATTCAAATTGCTGAAAAAATTATTAGAAAAGAATTAAATGCCGAAACACATCAAGAACTAATCAATTCTTATATTGAAGGGTTGGGAAGTCAAGATGAAAGCTGA
- the atpH gene encoding ATP synthase F1 subunit delta: MKAENLVADRRYGRVLYETAKDENKIEEIHDELNTLREIFEDVPELGNILSDDRLEPFEKVDILHELEKDFSDTVSKFLRVIYEYGRMNELVEIINEYEYFYYKDKGILIADVTTAIDITPEQETALAEKIRVMTESEKVILRKKIDPSILGGMIVNANHRLIDNSVTSRLKEMHKELLS; this comes from the coding sequence ATGAAAGCTGAAAATTTAGTTGCAGACCGCCGTTACGGTCGTGTTTTATATGAAACTGCTAAAGATGAGAATAAAATTGAAGAGATTCATGATGAATTGAATACTTTAAGAGAAATATTTGAAGATGTGCCCGAATTAGGCAATATCTTGAGTGATGACCGCTTAGAACCTTTTGAAAAAGTAGACATTCTACATGAATTAGAAAAAGATTTTAGCGATACAGTCTCAAAATTTTTACGAGTGATTTATGAATATGGGCGAATGAATGAGTTAGTAGAAATTATCAATGAATATGAATATTTTTACTACAAGGACAAAGGAATCTTGATCGCAGATGTGACAACTGCAATTGATATCACACCTGAACAAGAAACCGCTTTGGCTGAAAAAATTCGTGTTATGACTGAATCAGAAAAAGTTATTTTAAGAAAAAAAATTGATCCTAGTATTTTAGGCGGTATGATTGTTAATGCTAACCATCGTTTGATTGACAATAGCGTCACATCTAGGTTAAAAGAGATGCATAAAGAGCTATTATCGTAG
- the atpA gene encoding F0F1 ATP synthase subunit alpha has protein sequence MSSKAKEISALIKQQIANYSDALQVDEVGVVTYVGDGIARAFGLDNAMSGELLEFENGSFGMAQNLEEKDVGIIVLGEFETIREGDKVKRTGKIMEVPVGEELIGRVVNPLGQPVDGLGEIHTTRTRPIEAAAPGVMARQSVSEPLQTGLKAIDALVPIGRGQRELIIGDRKTGKTSIAIDTILNQKDEDMICIYVAIGQKESTVRTYVETLRKHGAMDYTIVITASASQPAPFLYIAPYAGAAMGEEFMYNGKHVLIVYDDLSKQAAAYREISLLLRRPPGREAYPGDVFYLHSRLLERAAKLNDNLGGGSMTALPFVETQAGDISAYIPTNVISITDGQIFLQNDLFYSGVRPAIDAGLSVSRVGGSAQTKAMKKVAGTLRLDLASYRELEAFTQFGSDLDAATQAKLNRGRRTVEILKQDLHNPLSMGEQVVSLYALTHGFLDDVPVGDILRFEKELIEYIHNAHPDIFLSLQRTKDLPDEELLNDTINEFKSIFIPTIDRKGH, from the coding sequence ATGAGTAGTAAAGCAAAAGAAATCAGCGCACTCATTAAACAACAAATTGCCAATTATTCAGACGCTTTACAAGTGGATGAAGTCGGCGTAGTCACCTATGTAGGAGACGGTATTGCTCGTGCTTTTGGTTTAGATAATGCCATGTCTGGAGAATTGTTAGAATTTGAAAATGGTTCATTTGGTATGGCGCAAAACCTTGAAGAAAAAGACGTCGGTATCATCGTTTTAGGTGAATTTGAAACCATCCGTGAAGGGGATAAAGTAAAACGAACTGGTAAGATTATGGAAGTGCCAGTAGGAGAAGAATTAATCGGTCGTGTAGTTAATCCATTAGGTCAACCAGTGGATGGTCTTGGTGAAATTCATACTACACGTACTCGTCCAATCGAAGCAGCAGCACCAGGCGTAATGGCGCGTCAATCTGTTTCAGAACCATTACAAACAGGCTTAAAAGCGATCGATGCATTGGTACCTATTGGACGTGGTCAACGTGAGTTAATTATTGGAGACCGTAAAACAGGTAAAACAAGTATTGCGATTGATACAATTTTAAATCAAAAAGATGAAGACATGATTTGTATTTACGTTGCGATTGGTCAAAAAGAATCAACTGTCCGTACATATGTTGAAACACTTAGAAAACATGGCGCAATGGATTATACAATTGTTATAACTGCAAGTGCATCGCAACCTGCACCATTTTTATACATCGCACCGTATGCTGGAGCAGCAATGGGTGAAGAATTTATGTATAACGGAAAACACGTATTAATCGTTTATGATGATTTGTCAAAACAAGCGGCAGCTTATCGTGAAATTTCATTATTATTACGTCGTCCTCCAGGTCGTGAAGCGTACCCAGGTGATGTGTTCTACTTACATTCACGTCTATTAGAAAGAGCGGCTAAATTAAATGACAACTTAGGCGGCGGTTCAATGACTGCGTTACCATTTGTTGAAACACAAGCTGGAGATATTTCAGCTTATATTCCAACAAATGTTATCTCGATTACTGATGGACAAATTTTCTTGCAAAACGATTTGTTCTATTCTGGTGTTCGTCCAGCGATTGATGCTGGTTTATCAGTATCGCGTGTAGGTGGTTCAGCTCAAACAAAAGCAATGAAAAAAGTTGCTGGAACACTTCGTTTAGACTTAGCAAGTTATCGTGAATTAGAAGCTTTCACCCAGTTTGGTTCAGATTTAGATGCAGCGACACAAGCAAAATTAAATCGTGGACGAAGAACTGTTGAAATCTTAAAACAAGATTTGCATAATCCGTTGTCGATGGGTGAACAAGTGGTTAGCTTGTATGCCTTAACACATGGCTTTTTAGACGATGTACCAGTTGGTGATATTTTAAGATTTGAAAAAGAACTAATTGAATACATTCATAATGCACATCCAGATATCTTCTTGAGTTTACAACGTACAAAAGATTTACCTGATGAAGAGTTACTGAATGATACAATTAATGAATTTAAATCTATCTTCATCCCAACAATTGATCGTAAAGGACACTAA